A section of the Tenrec ecaudatus isolate mTenEca1 chromosome 15, mTenEca1.hap1, whole genome shotgun sequence genome encodes:
- the FBXO15 gene encoding F-box only protein 15 isoform X2, giving the protein MSCGAREPSAGMLAASRPPVPDRDEFEKSPPPKAESNAADASGAGSASAPPPSRHQPAGKAITMATGRGWAEWELQLGSGLRPSADAVGLREPGVQPSADQLQCARYLEDCPGVTPGCPVPLEGMPSEILLKILSYLDAGNLLCIGCVNRRFYHLASDNLIWVRIYSATVPRECLHWGASSLQRTALTLDPTSLGEQPAGHWKKACLSQRVSSGKATLTRLLRPVNPYKGLPARVKEAFRALGLDWVIILRDRSSQEHVKECVDLSIRDSSLTLVWHSQSWPPLATLSSMELCSVTPVFTNLYPPRASHRDMRRPRWRSVIAKYCLSNLTEAALMGCDNLVRVVHLRPGLLVGLWKEKEELAFVTMSLHLHQLMERITLGSATTPYEPPSHSSFGDDTSEYGLHGHQLHLELHSGRVSYLCSTFRNVFSKKGHIENGYLKIPVLSFENSTQHIPLIGKVGLAWRSNTFEGCVESCCIMDMTLQEGSGKPFWCLSSPVSMAPSRSPCDSCESPGQRYCMDCGDEEGRVHVDLVWMEKTQEFFVVSLALYLSVTRISHLLGAED; this is encoded by the exons CTCCGAGTCGGCACCAGCCAGCCGGCAAAGCGATCACCATGGCGACCGGGCGCGGATGGGCCGAGTGGGAGCTCCAGCTTGGCTCGGGCCTGCGGCCTTCCGCGGACGCCGTCGGGCTCAG GGAGCCAGGTGTCCAGCCCAGTGCCGACCAGCTGCAGTGTGCCAGGTATCTGGAGGACTGTCCAGGAGTCACCCCGGGATGTCCTGTGCCCCTCGAGGG CATGCCTTCAGAGATCTTGCTGAAGATCCTGTCGTACCTGGATGCTGGGAACCTGCTGTGCATCGGCTGTGTGAACAGGCGCTTCTACCACCTGGCCAGTGACAA tcTCATTTGGGTCAGGATCTACTCGGCGACTGTCCCTCGGGAGTGCCTGCACTGGGGAGCCAGCtcactgcagaggacagccctgaccCTGGACCCCACGTCGCTGGGAGAGCAGCCAGCTGGACACTGGAAGAAAGCGTGCCTGTCCCAGCGCGTGTCGTCTGGGAAAGCCACCCTGACCCGGCTGCTGCGGCCCGTGAACCCTTACAAGGGCCTCCCCGCCAGGGTCAAGGAGGCGTTCAG GGCGTTGGGCTTGGACTGGGTGATTATTCTGAGGGACAGAAGCAGCCAAGAGCACGTCAAGGAGTGCGTGGACCTTTCCATAAGGGACTCGTCACTTACCCTTGTGTGGCACAGCCAAAGCTGGCCACCTCTGGCCACGCTGTCCTCCATGGAACTGTGCAGCGTGACTCCAGTTTTCACGAACCTCTATCCACCCCGTGCCTCGCACCG GGACATGCGCAGACCCCGGTGGCGTTCTGTAATCGCCAAGTACTGTCTCAGCAACCTGACTGAGGCTGCCCTGATGGGCTGCGACAACCTCGTCCGGGTCGTTCACCTGCGCCCCGGCCTCCTGGTGGGCCTCTGGAAG GAGAAGGAGGAGCTGGCTTTTGTGACGATGAGCCTTCATCTCCACCAGCTCATGGAGCGGATCACGCTGGGCTCGGCCACCAC TCCGTATGAGCCACCGTCTCACAGCTCTTTTGGGGATGACACCTCTGAGTACGGCCTGCACGGCCACCAGCTCCACCTGGAACTACACAGTGGCCGAGTCTCCTACCTGTGCAGCACGTTCCGCAATGTCTTTTCCAAGAAAG GACACATTGAAAACGGATATTTGAAGATCCCCGTGCTCAGCTTTGAGAACAGCACACAGCACATACCTCTCATTGGAAAAGTTGGCCTCGCCTGGAGAAGCAATACTTTTGAGGGCTGTGTAgag AGCTGCTGCATCATGGACATGACGCTCCAGGAAGGTTCTGGAAAGCCCTTCTGGTGCTTGAGTTCCCCGGTTTCCATGGCCCCCTCGCGCAGCCCCTGTGACAGCTGCGAGTCCCCGGGGCAGAGGTACTGCATGGACTGCGGGGACGAGGAGGGCCGAGTGCACGTGGACTTGGTGTGGATGGAGAAGACGCAGGAGTTCTTTGTCGTCAGCCTGGCCCTGTACCTCAGCGTGACCAGGATCAGCCACTTGCTTGGGGCAGAGGACTGA
- the FBXO15 gene encoding F-box only protein 15 isoform X1: protein MSCGAREPSAGMLAASRPPVPDRDEFEKSPPPKAESNAADASGAGSASAPPPSRHQPAGKAITMATGRGWAEWELQLGSGLRPSADAVGLREPGVQPSADQLQCARYLEDCPGVTPGCPVPLEGMPSEILLKILSYLDAGNLLCIGCVNRRFYHLASDNLIWVRIYSATVPRECLHWGASSLQRTALTLDPTSLGEQPAGHWKKACLSQRVSSGKATLTRLLRPVNPYKGLPARVKEAFRALGLDWVIILRDRSSQEHVKECVDLSIRDSSLTLVWHSQSWPPLATLSSMELCSVTPVFTNLYPPRASHRDMRRPRWRSVIAKYCLSNLTEAALMGCDNLVRVVHLRPGLLVGLWKEKEELAFVTMSLHLHQLMERITLGSATTPYEPPSHSSFGDDTSEYGLHGHQLHLELHSGRVSYLCSTFRNVFSKKGEGHIENGYLKIPVLSFENSTQHIPLIGKVGLAWRSNTFEGCVESCCIMDMTLQEGSGKPFWCLSSPVSMAPSRSPCDSCESPGQRYCMDCGDEEGRVHVDLVWMEKTQEFFVVSLALYLSVTRISHLLGAED from the exons CTCCGAGTCGGCACCAGCCAGCCGGCAAAGCGATCACCATGGCGACCGGGCGCGGATGGGCCGAGTGGGAGCTCCAGCTTGGCTCGGGCCTGCGGCCTTCCGCGGACGCCGTCGGGCTCAG GGAGCCAGGTGTCCAGCCCAGTGCCGACCAGCTGCAGTGTGCCAGGTATCTGGAGGACTGTCCAGGAGTCACCCCGGGATGTCCTGTGCCCCTCGAGGG CATGCCTTCAGAGATCTTGCTGAAGATCCTGTCGTACCTGGATGCTGGGAACCTGCTGTGCATCGGCTGTGTGAACAGGCGCTTCTACCACCTGGCCAGTGACAA tcTCATTTGGGTCAGGATCTACTCGGCGACTGTCCCTCGGGAGTGCCTGCACTGGGGAGCCAGCtcactgcagaggacagccctgaccCTGGACCCCACGTCGCTGGGAGAGCAGCCAGCTGGACACTGGAAGAAAGCGTGCCTGTCCCAGCGCGTGTCGTCTGGGAAAGCCACCCTGACCCGGCTGCTGCGGCCCGTGAACCCTTACAAGGGCCTCCCCGCCAGGGTCAAGGAGGCGTTCAG GGCGTTGGGCTTGGACTGGGTGATTATTCTGAGGGACAGAAGCAGCCAAGAGCACGTCAAGGAGTGCGTGGACCTTTCCATAAGGGACTCGTCACTTACCCTTGTGTGGCACAGCCAAAGCTGGCCACCTCTGGCCACGCTGTCCTCCATGGAACTGTGCAGCGTGACTCCAGTTTTCACGAACCTCTATCCACCCCGTGCCTCGCACCG GGACATGCGCAGACCCCGGTGGCGTTCTGTAATCGCCAAGTACTGTCTCAGCAACCTGACTGAGGCTGCCCTGATGGGCTGCGACAACCTCGTCCGGGTCGTTCACCTGCGCCCCGGCCTCCTGGTGGGCCTCTGGAAG GAGAAGGAGGAGCTGGCTTTTGTGACGATGAGCCTTCATCTCCACCAGCTCATGGAGCGGATCACGCTGGGCTCGGCCACCAC TCCGTATGAGCCACCGTCTCACAGCTCTTTTGGGGATGACACCTCTGAGTACGGCCTGCACGGCCACCAGCTCCACCTGGAACTACACAGTGGCCGAGTCTCCTACCTGTGCAGCACGTTCCGCAATGTCTTTTCCAAGAAAGGTGAAG GACACATTGAAAACGGATATTTGAAGATCCCCGTGCTCAGCTTTGAGAACAGCACACAGCACATACCTCTCATTGGAAAAGTTGGCCTCGCCTGGAGAAGCAATACTTTTGAGGGCTGTGTAgag AGCTGCTGCATCATGGACATGACGCTCCAGGAAGGTTCTGGAAAGCCCTTCTGGTGCTTGAGTTCCCCGGTTTCCATGGCCCCCTCGCGCAGCCCCTGTGACAGCTGCGAGTCCCCGGGGCAGAGGTACTGCATGGACTGCGGGGACGAGGAGGGCCGAGTGCACGTGGACTTGGTGTGGATGGAGAAGACGCAGGAGTTCTTTGTCGTCAGCCTGGCCCTGTACCTCAGCGTGACCAGGATCAGCCACTTGCTTGGGGCAGAGGACTGA